The Gloeocapsopsis sp. IPPAS B-1203 region TTGCTCTAGTGTAACAGGGTTTACTGTTCGTAATTGCTGCCAACGTTTTACTAGTGCTTTGACTGACTGCGAACTATCCCACAAAGGTAGTAGACAAGCTGCAATAGTGCTGTCCATAGATACAGGGTTTTCAGGAATCGGCAGATGCTGACTGATTTCAAATGGTTTCATTTGTGTAATGCAGTCAATAAGTTCTTGTTTAATCTCTGCTGTTTGCAGTTGCGGAACCAAATGCACTTGTGCGGCTTGCCAATCAAATAATGTCCACTCTGCAACTGGATTAAAGGATTGCACTTGATCAGGATGACCACACCAAAAGTCTAATAATCGGTGAAAAGGATGAAATAGTTCAAATAAATGCAATTGTTCTTCTATCGATGTTTCGGGTAAACTCATTGCTAAGAATGCTGGTAAATTATCTGGCTCTTTAAACAACTCCATCAAATTCCATTGTCGCCAGTTCACCATACTGATAAACTCTAGATTCGCTGCTCTTAAAGCAGAAAACATATCAGGAATTGTAAAACCGTTGTCACCTTGCAACAAGTAGTTTGCTAAGATCCGCTCCTCATCCTTCTCTAATTCAGCTCTCCAAGTAATAGATTTGAGTTCTACTTGATCCTTCAAAGCATTCATCGTGTCTCGCACCAAGTCAATCTCTAACTCTTCAGGGTTGTCATCCATCAACCCCATCATTTTGAAGATTTCCTGAGCGCGATAGTAATATCTCCTTTGCAATGAACTGTGTAAATTAGCACGGATAATACCATCAGGCTTGAGAACTAACTTCATCGCCTGCAACCCAACCGCAGGTTCAGAAAAAAAGTATAGAGTATCATCGCAATTAATATAATCGAACTGCAAACCTAAACTTGGTAAATCTTCAATCCCACACACATAAAACTCAGCATTCTCAAAGCCGTGATGTTGCAACCGTTGTTTTGCCAGTTCAATCGAGTTTGCAGAGATATCTACCCCAACAATCTTCGCCCCTGGGTTTGCTTCAGCAAGTACAAGTGACTTATACCCAGAACCACACCCAGCATCTAAAATTAACTTACCTTCAGTACTAATAACTTTTTGATTTCTCAAATAATACGCATTCACCAAGCTATGAATATACAGCGCGATCGCATCATTTTTTGGTGACTTCTCTAACGCAATTCGGGGGTATGGTCCGGTATCAAACTGCTGTCGAATTTTCTCACTCAGTTCCTTAGTCTC contains the following coding sequences:
- a CDS encoding methyltransferase domain-containing protein — encoded protein: MLNKSTQEKRPMQVETKELSEKIRQQFDTGPYPRIALEKSPKNDAIALYIHSLVNAYYLRNQKVISTEGKLILDAGCGSGYKSLVLAEANPGAKIVGVDISANSIELAKQRLQHHGFENAEFYVCGIEDLPSLGLQFDYINCDDTLYFFSEPAVGLQAMKLVLKPDGIIRANLHSSLQRRYYYRAQEIFKMMGLMDDNPEELEIDLVRDTMNALKDQVELKSITWRAELEKDEERILANYLLQGDNGFTIPDMFSALRAANLEFISMVNWRQWNLMELFKEPDNLPAFLAMSLPETSIEEQLHLFELFHPFHRLLDFWCGHPDQVQSFNPVAEWTLFDWQAAQVHLVPQLQTAEIKQELIDCITQMKPFEISQHLPIPENPVSMDSTIAACLLPLWDSSQSVKALVKRWQQLRTVNPVTLEQTGETEALEVVSQALTGLESRGFVLLERPT